GTATTTTGAACAGATTGATGAGGATACGTGTTAGAGATTCTTTTCTAAAACATCAGACATCTGTATAAGAACACAGACTCTAAATTCACTTTGTGCTTTTCTTGTAGATGTGACACTACAGAAAAATTGAGAAATTCTCTGGATTACTTGAGATCTTTATTAAATGAGCCTACCAATTTTAAACTTATTTATAGATATGCATTTGACTTTGCACGGGTAAGTACTGTGGAAGACCAGcatctgaaattaaaactttACTTTCATAAGTAATAATTGGAAGACTGTATACTTCTAAGTATGTTTCTCTTAAGATACCACTCAAGATTGCTTCTACCAAATGGAACTGTTTGTGTTCTAAAAAAGTATATGCAAAATGCCagaactggggggaaaaaaaaaatacaggatgCTTGATGTCCAGTGGCTTAGTGTTTTGACACGTTTTGTTACCTCTCTGCTTCAAGCTATTTTGTGACTTCAAGGAAATCATTTAGGCCCTATTCTGTTGCACGTTGGAGCTTTGCCACTTCCACTGGCTTTATAATTACcctgttttttcttctagctGTTTGAATTTTGTGAGcataaacatatttaaaacagGAAGGCACTTCAGGCATTTCTGCATGTGGTAAAAATAACTAACATGATAAAAGCTGAATATGATATAATATAAATACTGGTTCAGAAGACTGTTGGAAGGTCATTAATGATGATCTCAGTATTTATTAAACAATATCCTGATATCAGTCTTCCTACCATAAAATATGTATTGATAAAATTATACCTGGTATTGGAACCTATAATATGCATAAGACTATTCCTACTTAAAGGGAGCAGTAAAAGAACTTTAATTTTCTGAATTAACGTTTTGACATGAATTTGGACATCCATCTTGCTAACGTGATGGAATATACAGAAGATTTAACATAAAAATGATCACAGGCAAAACTGAAGCTCAGATTTCAGTGCAGAAGAACCAAAAGCACCAAGAAAATTTGCGGCAAAAAAAGtaacatgagaaaaataataagaagaaattGAACTGATAGCAATTCTGATAGTTAAGTCTGTCATAAGTAACTCAGATTTGTGGTACATCAGTACTTTTGGCATGTCAGCGTGCAGAGATTCACGGTAGTTCACTTTTAACCAAGGAAACTTACAGCTGAATATGACAGAATGCATGGTATTAGTTagtatgagaggaaaaaaagccatatCAACATCTTAATTCCTCCTTTGCCGTGTAAAAATTTATTCTGCCAGTTTTGCTCAACGTAAAATGCAAAGGCTAGAAATAACTAACGTTGCCAAAGAAGTTCAAGATACTGATGAAACATTTGgaatagattaaaaaatgttttagtagTAGCAAATCTGCACCAGCCGATGGCCTGTCAAAAGTTAGTACAGAAACTAAAAAAGAGGATGGTGGGTGGCGTTTTTTCAAGAGGTACCAAATTGATGTGATAAACAGTGTtcttgaaaaagaatttaaacatTGAAACACAAATGCTGCGACATCAtttgtgacaaaaaaacccctggatTGTAGAACTGCAAGTCAAAGGTATATCAACAGGGGAATTGTCAAAACAATATTAGATCAGTAGAATTATTGAACTTCCAGTACTGTGGAGCCAGGGCAAGTCTGTAGGAGAATAGCGTCTAGTAAGAATAGAAATGAATGCTGGCAAAGGCTGATATATTTATCTAGATGTGGCAGATGAATATGTACATAGTTTTTATCAGAATAATTGAAGTGATTGATAGAAAAAAGCTGATGGGAACAGTTTTGGGTTTTGATTCAAAAGATTGTGTGATTTCCATCCTAAGGGTAATCATTTCCAGGAAGTGCTCCATGGCAAAATACACTTGTCTAAACTTCTGAAGTTTTAAGAGAGAATTTTTGAAAGCGTCTGTTGTGATTTGGTATTTAGAGTTAGTTTGTCAATAAAAACAAGTATCATCGAGGTCTTATGCAGCATGCACGATTTAAGTTAGCATGGATttgaggaaataatttaaaacaccATATGTTGGTATTAAGCAAAAATACATTCCTTGCTCCCTGTTTGCCATTGTCATTGCCAAGTTTGAGAACATGCGGAAGCATGTATTTCATGGCTTAAATAGGTCTTTTATctgaaatactgggaaaaaaatctcagaaagacTGTCATCAAtgtaaaacaaatactgaaatttaTCAGAGTTTGTCAATATATTCTTTCCACTGTATCCAAGAAAGAGAATGTTAAGTATCTGGAATGTATGTTAAGAATGAAATTGGAGCATCTGTCACGGCAGATGTGCCATTAGGCAGTTGGATGTGGGTATAAGGGGCTTATCTGAACAATTTGTTCTGAACAGTAGTCAGAGAGGGAGAATGTAGAAACTTAACAATGTAAGGCATGTAAAAACAGCATGGCCAAAGTAAAGGCAACAGAGCCTGATTTCATTAACACTTGAGTGTGTGGGAAGAATTCAGAGTATAaacagcatggaaaataaaatatattctcacAGCAGTATGATTTCTGCTTAAAGGTGCTTGTGACAGAGGTGTAAATGGGCTTTGGAAAGAGGATTAGTTTTTAGAACTATTTGATACTGGAAATAAGTGAAAGAATTGTATCATATTaatacagaaatgcttttgcAGGTTTGTTTTTCCGCTTTATCACTAATCGAAAAGCTTTGTTCATCCTGggatttacttttttccctctagATCAGATTGAGTAAAGCCCCTCCTGGATTTAGTGACCAGAATGTAAAACAGTTTCTGGTGTTTTCAGAGTTGCTGGCCTCCCCACTTTCCTTCCAAAACAAATCTGCATTAAGTTTTGTCAACACAATTTTAGAGTTGAGGTGTATTTTGTATGAAATGGGTTTCAAGAAGAGAGGATAACCTTGTGGCTAAGGCATTTAGTTGTCTGAGAACTGGGATCTCGCTCTACCACATCCTTCCTACATGATAGAAGACAATTCAGTTATGTTTTgagcttgtttttttaataaagatgtgTATTCTGTAATACATGCAACTGCACTTGTACAGGTGAGGCGTAGGGCTCAGTTCCCTTTGTCTTGGGTAGCTGTCTTGCACTGTTCTGTTAGGCGCTCCCTGTGTGCTGGATATCCCTATAtccctgttttttcttaatttagacTTTGCAATCATGAGTACATATAGAGAGATCAAGGTCTACAGTAGCTAATATGGAACTTTATTTTTTGTGATttcattaatttctaaatttGTAGCTTAATGCTATAACCAAGGCATAAAAGGGTGGGGTTTTACGTCTCATCTCTCaccaaaatttatttaatttcaagaCAACAAATGTAGATGgataaactatttaaaataacaaaatggaaTCTTACATGTACACATGTTAATTTTGAGATGTGCAGAAGTTGTGTTACCAAATATATTAACTTTCCCACTGATTAGATGCAGTGAATCTGCTGGGTACAGATGATGCTTCTTTTTCttagcagaaacaaaaaaatcatcctgTAAGCCTTAATATACTACTGCTACGTTGAACTAAAACTGGGACAGTTCTGAGAGGGGTCTCCGTGTGCTAGTGTATTATGTTCCCTCTGCTCATTTGATAATTAATTTAATCTGAAGTTCATATAATCAGTAGAATAACAGAAGAAAGAACCTCCTTGGCTCACTCCTGCATAGTCAGTGTTACTTGATAGCTGCTTAACTATCTACTGACAGTTCACGTAGTTGTAATAATACAGCAGGAAATATGTGCAGCAATACTATTTTAAGAGACGTAAGGCTATGCAGAGGCATACATGCAAACATGGGTATGGGTCTAATGGCCATTGCTTTCTAGAAAGGTCTGAAGTCACAAATGGGAGTGTATGCCTCATCTGCAATAGTGGTGACAGTTTTTTGGGAAAGTCTATAGAAAGCAGCATCTCTGTATAGCAAGCCATTAGCTGTGAGGAAGGAAATTTTACTAGGaagctgtgttttattaaaaCCCACTGTTAGATActgctatttattatttatttgttaatttattttatgtatggGTGAGCTGTAGTACAGGCAATGGGGGAAGTGAAGAATCCTGAAATCAcgttctcttttcctttttgacctttttctttttatgcaggAAAAGGACCAGCGCAGCCTAGATATCAATACTGCCAAGTGTATGTTGGGCCTTCTTTTAGGAAAAACATGGTCCctttttccagtatttcaccaGTTTCTAGAGGTATGAAGTTTAAACCAGAATTAcactttttttgtctgtcttctctgaTAGTTTAACTAGAGGTAGAATGAGTAGTTAAGAATTTTTTGTTCTGATTTAGAATATACTAACCCCCAAAGCAGCACTTGTAACTGgttatctttcctttcttccttttccccaaatCTCTGTGCTGTTAAGGTTTATGTAATGCAGGACAAAGTATAGAGTGTCTTTGATTTGCTTTTGAACTTTCATTTTATTGCTATATGTTTGTCCACTAAAAGATGTCTTGATCAGAAATGTGAATTATTCAACACTAGTTTGACTACTAAGTGGTTTCTTTAATCCTGTTTAGTTTTAGATGGCatacagattaaaataataattcatcACAAGGTTTAAATTTTCCGTAAGAAAATCTGAATTTGAGGGagttgaaaatacattttagtaacTTCTGTCTCTTGCCTTAAGCAGCAATCAAAATACAAAGTTATCAATAAGGACCAATGGTGTAACGTTCTTGAATTCAGCAGAACGATTAACCTTGACCTCAGTAACTATGATGAAGACGGAGCCTGTAAGTACTACCATATGTTGGtgttctaaaataatttatttctctgagCTTAATCATTCAGTGTCCTTTtacaaaattttgtaaaatacagttatttgaTCTCTCTACAGGGCCAGTGTTGTTGGATGAGTTTGTGGAATGGTATAAAGGAAAACAGATGACATAGGAGTTTAACTATGCACAGCCACTCAAGAGTCACTGTTACCACAGTTATGTCAACCATTAGCCATAAACTGCTATTTGTATCAAAGtgcatgctgcttttcttgcaCTGCATCCCTTTTGCAGGGAACTTTTGATGTTTGCTATTTAACAAGCTAGCTATGCTTGCTGTGTAGCATTGTTCTCTTTGAAGGCtgctttgcattttgtatttACACTACGAATTGGTGAACTTGCCAGCGTCTTCACTGTGATTATGTGTATATTGCTGTCTAAATtttgtatatgtgtataaaaaaAGCTTCACCTAGGgattatttctgcagaaatgtattgtaaaaataattttgtggcaTATTTCTAGTCATCACTTACATGTTTGTTGAAACTttagttattttgtttttcttttggtctcAAATgtagcatttcagaaaatgaaatgaatagaCTGCTTGGACATAGTTATGTGAAGAACTATTGTCAATTTTAATGTTACTATTTGAGATGCCAATTTCTGAGGGGAGAAGACATGCTGTGACTTTCTTCATCGGAGTTCGCCAAACCTGACCTATTGCTTAATAGGAATGAAACATTGgtgtcttaaaaaaagaaaaatatatatacatataaatattaaaacactGTAATAGTTGTACATGCCACAGATTATTtccatttgaagaaaaaagtactgactttttaatgttaaaactgCAGTAGTCATTACAGGTACAAATGAACAAATTaaagtaccttttaaaaatgggttttAGACTTTCGTAAATTGCCTTTGGCATACTCCTTTTAATTTTTGGTGTACCAAGAGTGTTTGGTCTACGTTGCGATCTAGTGAAATTGAAAATTCTAGCTAAAATTAGTGGTTTGGGGAATAAAGTCTGCTCACCCCTAGCACATAGATAATACAgatttgggtggggttttttttgtttgtaacatCAGCCTTTCACAGGGTCTCTAACTTTGTGTTTCTAAGTGATTAAAAATATGATATCGAATAGtcaaaacattactttttctttcatgctgGGGATTGGAATTTCCTAGCAGAATGTCCATTGCAGGCAATGGGCATGTTAAACACCAGCATTAAATGACAGTACGTTTTAGTAGGGACCACTGCCTATTTCACTCATCTCTTTATCTGTATAGGACAGTTCTAGtgattattttggggaaaatgcGTGAATGGAATGATGTTGAagttctgtgatttttgtcaCGTTGTCTTTGCCTTACCCTTCTTTATTAAGTAATACTAGTGTTGATTTTTATGAATAGGTCCTTGAAGTATCCGGTGCTATTAAACTTCGATCCCTAAGGATTTATTAAAATGTTCCATATTGATTCACGGagcatttaacaaaaaaaggcCAGTGGATGTTTTGGGACGAAGAATAACATtacttttctgtagaaatattttataaggtATTGGAAGTTTTGATATTTCTCCAGAATGCAAtccaggggaagggggggaaagcGTTTTAGGTTGAATGTGAAATTTTCAGCTGTATCGAAGGTCCTATTCTGCCATCACTGAAGTCAGGAACAACTGTCATTAACTTGACTACTTTCAGGGTTAAGCCTAGTTTAGCAAAAGTGCATTAATTTGCTGCCCTGGACCAGAAGGTTGTAATTGTGGTGCTACAGGTGGTCAATTGTGTTCAGatctgttttttgttgttgttggttctTGTTTGTCAAACTCAGCTGCCAAAGACAAaaattgtttgtgtttgtttgtgtatatttgtatatacataaCTATAcaatatgtatgcatatacaaaACCTAGAATTTCATGATGCTAAGAAGAAAATACTACCTTTCCCCATGAAATAGTTATGTTCGGGTTTCCACGACACTAAATAGCTCTTTGAAGTTGATAGTGGTAAAATATACATAGTCGTTGCTTTCTCATGTATTAATATGCATAACCTTAATTCCATGTTTGATGCCAGTTTGCACAAGAAATTAATTCGGTGGAGTGTGGTATTTAATGTTTACAATAAGCCTCTTACTAAAACACACGTTTTATTAAGACTTCTGATGTAAATGTGTATATTACCATAGTATAACTGTAAGGAAATATCAGTGGAGCTGCTGGTTTAGTTCTTAAAAGAATGAACTTAGAAGCAATATAACTTTTAACATTAGGCTAAATTGTGGTTGCTAAGATTTTAAGTGAAATACTGTAATTGTTCTTAAACATTAAACTAGTTACTGACTCTAGAAAACTGTTTAGCACAAATTGGCATGAATCCTGCAACAAATACAAGGTTTGTATAAAAGGTTTTGTATGTCACAAATAATTTGGCTTCCAATAATGGAAGCAAGAGCCAAAGACACTTTTAATCTATTACTGTTATAGGTATAAGTTTCATAGAACAGGGTCAACAGAAATCTGTTCAGCTCAACCAGGTGCTCTTTTTCCAAGTTTTGCTAACGTTTAGCAGAATACAAAATTTAAttacaagcaaagaaaacagaggaaaagaaacctCAGAAAATACTCGCTCTGTATAagtaaacaaactttttttttcctttgggtaaaAGTAATCGGGAGTGATGGAAAGGAAGAATGTGTTTGGAAATGAATCGGATagatgctgcaatttttttttttcttccacttgcaATCAGGATGAATCTTTAGTCTTCAGCTGGTTTATAAACATGCATCTTCATAAAATAAGCCACAAATTCAATTACAGCTAGTAGACAGCTTTACTGACATTTATAGAGAACAAATGGATTAAAATGGACCCGTATGGCTTGATAAGCTTCCCTGTGCTATCCATCCTTCTGTTTTTGCTATATATGCTGATAAGCAGAGGATCCTAACATTGCCAGCTCTTGTATTTTGGAGAAATTCCCTctcatttttaaacaattatGGAAACTTAACTAAGCTACTCAGTTTACCTTGTATTTAGTACAAGTTTGgtgtttgcttttgggtttttttttccttttgaaaagtaATATACTGAATATGCTGACTTCTTGGATGAGACACTGAGAGGTCATTCTGGCAGAAGTGTCACGGGTCTTATGCTAATCTTTCTGGTGTACTATTACTGTCCTTATAGCAGAAACTTGATGACCTATGTGCAATTCCTGCTTGGTATTTGGGAGATGTAAAGTAGAAAGCCAgttagtgaaaggaaaacagcGTCCAGAGACTATAGCAGTGGACACTCCTAAGTTGATAGATGACAAACATTTGGAGCTctttggactcaatgatcttaaaggtcttttcccacctaaatgattctatgaatattagTAACTGAAACATTCCACAAATGTCATTCTACAGCAAAATaatattaagtatttaaaatattaatataattctgtgttactgttgttttttcagtttttctttttcaaggaaagCAAGCTGAAGAGGATGGAATTTACTGGAATCCTTTATGTACCTGAGTTTTCAGTTAAAACCTGTTTAAGGTTGTCTTTAAGCTACAATAAATACTTGGGTTACCTTTGTGTAGCCTTTTCTAACATTTGTAGAGGACTGGAGGCTTCTCCCATTTTACCACaaatacatgcattttatttcatcacAAATATGCTCACATAATCAAAATTAGTTACTGCTCATTGCTACTTGGTTAATATTCCCAAGTTACTTTTTTGGAGGGCAAGAAATGGACTTCAGTTGTGTTAAGGTTTTCCCAGATTTCTGTTGACCCTTGGTCACAAGTCTAACAAATTGTTTAATACTCTTGGAATTCATATAGACAGCTTTAAAGGTTAGCTTGTGCCCTGGTTTTAATTATAACTGCTAAAATACCTCTTTCTAGGCCTTATATTTTGTCCTTTCATATTGCTGTAAAAGTGTATAGAATCCATCCACCAACTAAATAGTTTGTTGTCTGTAATTGAGACCAAAACTTGGcttgatattttttgtttgtttttattttttaaactttttccccctctgtgtgtgtgtgtgtgcatgtgtacatgtgTTGTCACAAAATAGTACCTACTGACGCTGCTGTTGCAGGAACAGCAGTTAACCTGTAACTGTGAATGCTTTATGTCTTAGTTATTTGGATATTACATAAATAAGGTGTGCTAAACTCCTGTGACTCACGACTTGACAAAAATACTGTTATGCCGCCTAACATGAGTTCATCTGGTTGATTTTTAGGTCTTTTGCTGGTGTTGATGTAAAATTGCATCCCACAAATAAACAGTATTTGTGTTGGTTTCAGCAACTGacttcagatttttctgtggTTCAGAAATTCTCATATCTGAACATGCATCACGTCAGCTAGCAACCTTTATCATTTAGTAGCAGAGAACTTGTGTGTACAATCTTGTCGTCCTTATTTCTAATAGTAAGGCAAATCAGTATTTAAAACTTTGTTGGAAAAAGGTATGTTTCAAATGGAGTGTGTGGGTGTAAACCAGTATTGTAATACAaaatttttcaacaaaaagaGACAATTTGAGCAGGAATGTCTCTTAAGACAAAATTTTACAAGAAGCATGATCATTACCCACTCATCTTGACACAGGTTTTTGGCCCATGAGGTCCTCATAgaaaagctgttgatgtatgggctggatgagcagacagtgaggtagactgaaaactggctgaatggcagggcccagagggtggtggtcagcAGTGCAACacctagttggaggccagtggctagcagtgtaccccagggtcAATACTGGgcccagtcctgttcaacatcttcagtaatgacctggatgatggggcagagtgtaccctcagcaagtttgctgatgacaccaaactgggaggggTGGCTGATACAACCAGAGGGTCGTGCAGCCATCCaaagggacctcgacaggctgaagaaatgggctgacgggaacctcatgaacttcaacaaggagaagtgcaaagtcctgcacctggggaggagcaAGCCTATGCACCAATATACGCTGGGggtcacccagctggaaagcagcttggcagaaaaggacctggggttcctggtggacaccaagtcaaagatgagccagcaacatgcccttgctgcaaagaaggcagaGGGTAACCTGGTCTGcgttagacaaagtattgccagcaggttgaaggagatgattcttcccctctgctcagcactggtgaggccacacctggagtcctgtgtccagttctaggCTCCCCAGTACCAGAGACACCCcaacatactggagagagtccagcagagggccacaaagatgataaGGGGACTGGAGctcctctcctatgaggaaaggctgagagagcggggactgtttagcctggagaagagaaggtgttGGGGGGATCTTACTAATGTATATAAGTATCTGAAGGGAGACTGTAAAGAAGACAGGCAGACTCTTCAGCAGCGCCTAGTGACAGGACCAGGgacagtgggcacaaactgaaacacaggaggctccatctgaacatcaggaaatgctttttgactgtgagggtgacagagcactggcacaggttgcgcagggaggttgtggagcctccatccttggagatactcaaaagccatctggacatggcctgggcagctggctctaggtggccctgcttgagcagggggtttggaccagatgacctctagaggtcacttccaacctcaactcTTCTGTGATTTCTAAAAGCATATGCTAAAGAAAATTCTGAGTTACTCAAATGTAATGCTGGAAGAGAAGGCCAATTTAGTAGTAGTTAAATGCGGTGATATTTTGATCTGAGGGTCTGTTCATGACCTTAAACACTTGTGGTTTTCCTTACTTTTTAGAAGAGTTTTTCAATTATTTGACTTGTGATGAGCTGTCGCGTTgatctttttaaagcaaaagtgaTAGTATCTAAGCAGAGCAGTAGAAAAGCTGCTAGCAATAAGACACAGAAATTACAGCCTAAATGTCCGTAATACAGTCacaaatttagtttttaaatgagCCATTAGTTTATCTTACTACTTTGTGTTGCTTGCAGAGTTACAAATCTGTTTTTGAATAGGAAACAAACTTAAAAGCTGGCAAAGAGGATAAAGAACACATGTAAGAGGTTtcccaagaatttttttttaatattttgcactATTTGAGCTACTAGTCCTAAGGCTCTtgacttaaaatattatttaaagttGAATGTATTTATGTTACAATTAGGCGATTATAATGTAGAGCCCTTTCTAGAGAAGCAGTTCTTCATTACGTGCATGTTGGTGATGAAGGCTGGGATTGCCTTCACCAGTTCTCAGAATGTAGCCTGCTGCTTGTATTGATCAGAGGGGGTGAGTCACAGTCTTCTGTACCATGAAACCTTCAATATTACTATCCAAATAGTTTCTCATGTTAATTTTATGTAGGTTAAATGTGAATGTCTTTTCTTTGTATTCAAGGGTTATTTTCCAGCCCAGTTATTTGCATACTCTGGAAAGATTGAAATGCTTTGTACCTACAGCAAACAACTTGATAATTATCAAAGTATCATAAATATGTGTTTGAAAGTGAGAGCTTTGTTTCATTCACGTTACTGTGTCTGAAGTTCTCGATCTACTCTTaagacttcagtattttttcctataCTAATTCACTGTATGAGGGATACTATGTCCTGTCAACCCCGGAGCTCAGCACGCCGTTGCCCTGTGAGAAGGGTGTGCCCGAACTATTACCAACATCCTCTTGGCTGCTGCCTCGTGCTTCATTTACAAATTCATACAGCATATGCTCAGCCACCTTTTTTATCGAGTCTATTCTGTGACTTGGTCTGTTTACTCACTATCAACTGTGAGAGTAACATGTCTTACCTGAACATGAGTTTCGCTACCTGAAGTTACTGATGAAGCTAAAGAAGTTTCAACATCTGTAGAGCAGTTGCAGTTGCCTCTTTGTAACTGTAACTTctatgcggggggggggggggggggggaaggtggtgtcCGTGTAATGTACACTTAAACCCCTATAACTGCAACTGGTTTTGTACTAGTACAGGTATTCTAGAAAATTCTCAGTGACCAAAGCAGCTAAACTAGTGAAGTTTTCAGTGCGAACAAGATACAGTGGATTGATATCAgctgaaatgtaaagaaaagtgaGCGGATAAAATCTCAGAGGGAGTTGGTGAGTGGGGGACTGTGTAGCTATTGTATACAGAAGGGCATGGAGAAATAGGGTGGATGGAGAGGAGCAGAATATGAAGAATACTGCTTGGAAGCCACAGAAAATATAAAAGGTTTTGTATTTAGGAGCAATTGCTAATGAAGTGAGGAACTAATatgaaggagaagcagctgagTGGGTTTGAATAAACAAGTGATAAGAAGAGTATCTGGAGTGATCAGTAGCAAAAGAAAGGTGCAAGATTAGGCAGAAATCTGAAGGTAAGTTTGAGACAGAACATTGACAATATTCTGACAGTAGAATGAAATACTTTGTCACATGTTAAAAATCCCTTGATGAAGgagcaaatttattttctctgagaaCAGCGGATAACCTTTTTCTGTAACTATGGCATAAAGGGAGGCTTAAAGACTCGCAGCTTCTCACGAGTAGTGTACGGTCTGCATCGCCACTGCAGCTTTCCCATGGTcagaaaaaagatgagaaaatagttttccaatatatattttgaaagccTGCTGAACTGTAGCAGAAGCAAATGACAAAACATTGCTGTGTATGAGACATCGATAGAGCCACggaatttccccccccccatgatCCACGAAATTGGCTTGCTTATGTAGTTAGATTTCTTAACTTGTTAGCAGCTGGTACAGCCGAAAGGTGACAGACCTTGGAGAGGTCTGTCAACACAGTGTTTGAAGACTCATACGTACCATAAAGAGCAAGTCTGCGCTTTTTTATGTATTCCATTCTTAAAGTTGCTTTGGCCACAAGTAACTTCTGTGTATAATGAGCTTTACTGAAAGCTGGTTATGAGTGCTAAGAAAAGCGCTGGCGGTGGGGAAATACTGTTCTGTTTTCCGCTCCTAGTGGCTATGTAGCTGTTCCTACGAGGAATCACGCTCAGATTACCCAGTTCTTTACTTCCAGACAGCCTCTAAAAACAGTTGGTTTTTTATGTCACACGCCGCTCTCTGAGAATAGCAGCCTTAAATTCAGTAGAAGCCAAGACATTACATGAGTATTGAGATTATGTGGGGATTAGGAGAGAAAAATTGCAGTAGGACAGGATATAACATTTACA
This region of Aptenodytes patagonicus chromosome 4, bAptPat1.pri.cur, whole genome shotgun sequence genomic DNA includes:
- the DCUN1D4 gene encoding DCN1-like protein 4 isoform X4; amino-acid sequence: MYRKYDSTRIKAEEEVFSSKRCLEWFYEYAGTDDIVGPEGMEKFCEDIGVEPENVVMLVLAWKLDAQNMGYFTLQEWLKGMTSLQCDTTEKLRNSLDYLRSLLNEPTNFKLIYRYAFDFAREKDQRSLDINTAKCMLGLLLGKTWSLFPVFHQFLEQSKYKVINKDQWCNVLEFSRTINLDLSNYDEDGAWPVLLDEFVEWYKGKQMT
- the DCUN1D4 gene encoding DCN1-like protein 4 isoform X5, encoding MEKFCEDIGVEPENVVMLVLAWKLDAQNMGYFTLQEWLKGMTSLQCDTTEKLRNSLDYLRSLLNEPTNFKLIYRYAFDFAREKDQRSLDINTAKCMLGLLLGKTWSLFPVFHQFLEQSKYKVINKDQWCNVLEFSRTINLDLSNYDEDGAWPVLLDEFVEWYKGKQMT
- the DCUN1D4 gene encoding DCN1-like protein 4 isoform X3 translates to MPPRKKRRPAAGDDLSAKKSRHDGMYRKYDSTRIKAEEEVFSSKRCLEWFYEYAGTDDIVGPEGMEKFCEDIGVEPENVVMLVLAWKLDAQNMGYFTLQEWLKGMTSLQCDTTEKLRNSLDYLRSLLNEPTNFKLIYRYAFDFAREKDQRSLDINTAKCMLGLLLGKTWSLFPVFHQFLEQSKYKVINKDQWCNVLEFSRTINLDLSNYDEDGAWPVLLDEFVEWYKGKQMT